In one window of Henckelia pumila isolate YLH828 chromosome 1, ASM3356847v2, whole genome shotgun sequence DNA:
- the LOC140865781 gene encoding uncharacterized protein, with protein MVVKFIRDYEDDRQSRSDNELEEAPVQNSLDSWFHCICGVGQTFKDAAEFRIYMKKYSVAIRCSFLYAKNDRDKIIVVCTEHSCKWRVYASRHKADNLFGIRKCNLQHTCGEDNLSGRGHPRADLAWVADLMKNKLRGEPSYRPCAMLKDAHRDFGVDLEYHKAWKGKELAMHDLHGTDKGCYDKLRWYCRAVRETNPGSVADCEIDVVTNNFKRLFLCFNECAVGFATGYRPMIFLDETHIKNKYKGSILLAVAKDANDDLFTLAYAVVDAENDSN; from the coding sequence ATGGTTGTGAAATTCATAAGGGACTACGAAGATGACAGACAATCCAGAAGTGATAATGAGCTTGAAGAGGCTCCCGTACAAAATTCCCTTGATTCTTGGTTTCATTGCATATGTGGGGTGGGCCAAACATTCAAAGATGCTGCAGAATTTAGAAtttatatgaaaaaatattctGTTGCTATAAGATGCTCATTTTTGTATGCCAAAAATGATCGAGATAAGATTATTGTTGTTTGTACTGAACATAGTTGCAAGTGGCGAGTTTATGCATCCAGACATAAGGCAGACAATCTATTTGGGATCAGAAAATGCAATTTACAACACACTTGTGGAGAGGACAATTTATCTGGTAGAGGACATCCAAGAGCTGATTTAGCTTGGGTCGCAGATTTGATGAAGAATAAATTGAGGGGAGAGCCATCTTACCGTCCCTGTGCAATGTTGAAAGATGCACACAGAGATTTTGGAGTAGATTTAGAGTATCACAAGGCTTGGAAGGGCAAGGAATTAGCTATGCATGATCTCCATGGCACAGATAAGGGGTGTTATGACAAATTGAGATGGTATTGTCGTGCAGTTAGAGAAACAAATCCTGGTAGTGTGGCAGATTGTGAGATTGATGTAGTAACCAATAATTTCAAACGGTTATTCCTTTGTTTTAATGAATGTGCAGTTGGTTTTGCTACTGGTTATAGACCAATGATATTTCTCGATGAAACTCatattaaaaacaaatataaaggTAGTATCCTACTTGCAGTGGCAAAAGATGCCAATGATGATCTTTTTACATTGGCATACGCTGTAGTGGATGCTGAGAATGATTCGAATTGA